In a genomic window of Fusarium oxysporum f. sp. lycopersici 4287 supercont2.52 genomic scaffold, whole genome shotgun sequence:
- a CDS encoding saccharopine dehydrogenase, whose product MPFPYKTVLITGATGGIGRALAERMIADDIFVIAVGRRSDRLDDLVSKHGSDKVVAEPFDVSDLEALPAWVE is encoded by the coding sequence ATGCCGTTCCCGTACAAGACCGTCCTCATAACCGGCGCCACGGGGGGAATTGGCCGAGCCTTGGCCGAACGCATGATTGCAGACGATATCTTCGTCATTGCTGTGGGACGTCGCAGCGACCGGCTCGATGATCTTGTTTCGAAGCATGGGTCTGATAAAGTCGTTGCCGAGCCGTTTGACGTGTCTGACCTGGAGGCTCTCCCGGCCTGGGTTGAA